The Vitis riparia cultivar Riparia Gloire de Montpellier isolate 1030 chromosome 10, EGFV_Vit.rip_1.0, whole genome shotgun sequence genome includes a region encoding these proteins:
- the LOC117923432 gene encoding wall-associated receptor kinase 5-like: MRMLLQLLVSVHLITIIIFFVFIPQEAGASLTKPGCPEKCGNVTIPYPFGMGKGCYLHRDFEITCNMSSNPPLPLLQKVQLLQISEDNLRINDIAYRSCFNNQSGKTDSSYILYNRTHHFSYSYTHNTFVAIGCDIFAYITGYNSTAYATGCASLCNTDNDIAAGFSSSACSGIGCCRTYLQTDIAHFYLRIRSINMITPTWSSEPCGLAFIAERNFSTLEHFNLSSKFDKKLYFVPAVLDWSVGEVACHEAIRRKNYACGQNTYCNNSIQGRGYNCHCLNGYQGNPYLANGCQDINECNDPNQNVCHKIALCSNIPGSYSCNCPSGYHGDGRKHGTGCIRGKRKHLLLLVFSLGVGITVVPLILISTGLRLYRGVEEREKKKIKQEFFKKNGGLLLQQQISSSKESVEKTKLYSVEELERATDGFNSGRVIGKGGLGTVYKGMLSDGSIVAIKKSNTVDEKQLDQFVNEVFILSQINHRHIVRLLGCCLETELPLLIYEYVSNGTLFHHLHDEGHAYTLSWKNRLRIGSEIAGALAYLHSYASIAICHRDIKSSNILLDENLRAVVSDFGLSRSIPLDKTHLTALVQGTFGYLDPDYFHSGQFTDKSDVYAFGVVLAELLTGEQAISSDRSEQGLANHFRSAMKQNRLFEILDNQVVNEGQKEEIFAVAKLAKRCLKLNGKKRPTMKQIDIDLQQLGRFQEQLSFQKTWIQEPSLQQQTCQDYCTVSETSHSYTFGPVTEEIVHDDEDLLS, translated from the exons ATGAGGATGCTTCTGCAATTGCTAGTATCAGTTCATCTTATCacaatcatcatcttctttgtATTTATACCACAGGAAGCAGGGGCATCTCTGACCAAGCCTGGCTGCCCAGAGAAATGTGGGAACGTTACCATTCCATATCCATTTGGCATGGGAAAAGGCTGTTACCTTCATAGAGATTTTGAGATTACATGCAACATGTCCTCCAATCCGCCTCTTCCACTTCTCCAAAAAGTTCAACTTTTGCAGATATCAGAAGACAATCTGCGCATCAATGATATTGCTTATCGTAGCTGTTTTAACAACCAATCAGGGAAGACTGATTcatcatatatattatataatagaaCTCATCATTTCAGTTACTCCTACACTCACAATACGTTCGTAGCCATTGGGTGTGACATATTTGCTTATATCACTGGGTACAACAGTACAGCATATGCAACTGGGTGTGCATCGCTTTGTAATACTGATAATGACATCGCTGCTGGTTTTTCCTCTTCTGCTTGCTCTGGCATTGGTTGCTGCAGGACTTATCTCCAAACAGATATTGCACACTTTTATCTCCGGATTCGCAGCATCAACATGATCACACCAACCTGGTCTTCTGAGCCATGTGGCCTTGCTTTCATAGCAGAGAGGAACTTCTCTACACTTGAACATTTTAACCTCTCTAGTAAATTTGACAAGAAATTGTATTTTGTCCCAGCAGTACTTGACTGGTCAGTTGGGGAAGTCGCTTGCCATGAAGCTATCAGAAGAAAAAACTATGCATGTGGCCAGAACACTTACTGCAACAACTCCATCCAGGGTCGGGGGTATAATTGTCACTGCCTTAACGGCTACCAAGGGAATCCCTACCTTGCAAATGGCTGCCAAG ATATTAATGAGTGCAACGACCCAAACCAAAATGTTTGCCACAAGATAGCTCTTTGCAGTAACATCCCTGGCAGTTACTCATGCAATTGCCCATCTGGTTACCATGGAGATGGCAGGAAACATGGAACTGGGTGCATACGTGGCAAGCGTAAACATTTGCTACTACTGGTATTTTCTTTAG GTGTGGGGATTACTGTTGTTCCCTTGATCCTAATTTCTACAGGCTTAAGGTTATACCGAGGAGTTgaggaaagagagaaaaagaaaataaaacaggaGTTCTTCAAAAAGAACGGTGGTCTGCTATTGCAACAGCAAATTTCTTCAAGCAAAGAAAGCgtagaaaaaacaaaactctATTCGGTAGAAGAGTTGGAGAGAGCAACAGATGGCTTCAATTCAGGTCGAGTCATCGGTAAGGGAGGCCTTGGCACAGTATACAAAGGGATGCTGTCAGATGGAAGCATTGTAGCCATTAAGAAATCCAATACTGTTGATGAAAAGCAATTGGACCAGTTCGTCAATGAAGTTTTCATTCTTTCACAGATCAACCATAGGCACATAGTAAGATTGTTAGGTTGTTGTCTGGAGACTGAATTACCTTTGCTGATTTATGAATATGTCTCCAATGGCACCCTTTTCCACCATCTTCATGATGAGGGCCACGCATATACATTATCTTGGAAAAACCGGCTGCGAATTGGGAGTGAAATTGCCGGAGCCCTAGCTTATTTGCACTCATATGCTTCTATTGCCATCTGTCACAGGGATATCAAGTCTAGTAACATATTGTTGGATGAAAACCTCCGGGCAGTAGTTTCTGACTTTGGACTTTCAAGGTCAATACCCCTTGACAAAACTCACTTAACTGCGTTGGTACAAGGGACATTTGGTTACTTGGATCCGGATTATTTTCATTCAGGTCAATTTACAGATAAAAGTGATGTGTATGCCTTCGGTGTAGTCCTTGCTGAACTTCTGACAGGAGAACAAGCCATTTCCTCGGATAGATCTGAACAAGGTCTAGCTAATCATTTTAGATCAGCAATGAAACAAAATCGTCTGTTTGAAATTCTTGATAACCAAGTTGTAAATGAAGGACAGAAGGAGGAGATTTTCGCCGTTGCTAAGCTTGCTAAGAGATGCCTAAAGTTGAATGGGAAAAAAAGGCCAACCATGAAACAAATTGATATAGACCTCCAACAATTGGGCAGATTTCAGGAGCAGTTGTCTTTTCAGAAGACATGGATTCAAGAACCTTCCTTGCAGCAGCAAACATGCCAGGACTACTGCACGGTAAGTGAAACATCCCATTCCTACACATTTGGTCCAGTTACAGAAGAAATAGTTCATGACGATGAGGACTTGCTTTCCTAA